From Opisthocomus hoazin isolate bOpiHoa1 chromosome 10, bOpiHoa1.hap1, whole genome shotgun sequence, a single genomic window includes:
- the TTLL13 gene encoding tubulin polyglutamylase TTLL13 isoform X3: MDQHRDRAACLRTTAARQGRCRAARHVTTRGRSGLAAPGSRWPPPRARRHGNGRPHPRAAAMEAGGTGRRGSSAPGSPPGGEAAVAAPRARPAAPGGPPGPEPRRRRKPSAPSINLTSCKYESVRRAARCCGLKEAGENEEWTLYWTDHSVSLERVMEMKRFQKINHFPGMIEICRKDLLARNLNRMLRLFPEEYNIFPRTWCLPADYGGFQSYRRTRKNRTYICKPESGCQGRGIFITRNPEEIKHGEHLICQQYISKPFLIDGFKFDMRIYVLVTSCDPLRIFVYKEGLARFATTRYIDPSSSSSLDDICMHLTNYAINKRNENFIQDDTMGSKRKLSTLNAWMTENSYNTTKLWEDIDDVIIKTLISAHPVVKHNYQSCFPNHTASCACFEILGFDILLDRKLKPWLLEVNHSPSFTTESRLDHEVKDALLCDTINLINVHACNKRKVLREDKQRAKERLLQAHQTLRASRRKELENNQAAWLSQAEQYENSHLGGYQRIYPACGTEKYEPFFKQSASLFQETAASKAREACARQQLEEIRLKKEKLEAVTRKKKTQRKEELHGESAGHKPQIHCKTTAPTARLAYRSTRMWDRKLQRLQYDSMQPQDIVEDEEKKRVNALLQRENLIRGLGIIDQLSQLLPTTGRPADAPGPCAVIPESQPQSLWEVLRTQDAHGLTTLTPVSLPGAAVRPSGQRFLHNPRAGAQLPAGLGSDPAAAGTLLVRGQSIPYHQRHEVPRGRWAPGVGWLRGHAAWTAAATEPKGLCARGRLLPGIASNAERGEAGSLSFCAGSGPLASPASAGKAMGNGGFSPAAAPELPAASNAHVQRTWPLHRTGISHRTGISLRTGPSHRTGISHHASISHRASISHRAGPWHAGSAGIVGSAGRGGGGWQRGCSGSWAGGAAPPSAP; the protein is encoded by the exons ATGGACCAGCACCGGGACCGGGCGGCCTGCCTCCGTACCACCGCCGCCCGCCAGGGGCGCTGCAGGGCGGCTCGTCACGTGACCACCCGCGGCCGCTCTGGGCTGGCGGCGCCGGGGTCTCGCTGGCCGCCCCCGCGCGCCCGTCGCCATGGGAACGGGCGGCCCCACCCGAGAGCGGCGGCGATGGAGGCGGGCGGcacggggaggaggggaagctcgGCCCCGGGATCCCccccgggcggggaggcggctgtggcggcgccccgggcccggcccgctgcccccggcggcccccccggccccgagccGCGGAGGCGGCGGAAGCCCAG CGCTCCCTCCATCAACCTGACCAGCTGCAAGTACGAGAGCG TGCGGCGGGCAGCGCGGTGCTGCGGGCTGAAGGAAGCAGGAGAGAACGAGGAGTGGACATTGTATTGGACGGACCACTCGGTCTCCCTGGAGCGTGTCATGGAGATGAAGCGGTTTCAG AAAATCAACCATTTTCCAGGCATGATAGAGATCTGCCGTAAGGACCTGTTGGCTCGCAACCTGAACCGCATGCTCAGGCTCTTCCCCGAGGAGTACAATATATTTCCCCGCACTTGGTGCCTGCCAGCTGA CTACGGAGGTTTCCAGAGCTACAGACGCACAAGGAAAAACAGAACGtacatctgcaagccagagagCGGCTGCCAAGGGAGAGGTATCTTCATAACACGTAATCCAGAGGAGATCAAACACGGAGAGCACCTGATCTGTCAGCAGTATATCTCTAAG CCTTTCCTTATTGACGGCTTTAAATTTGACATGCGTATCTATGTGCTGGTCACGTCTTGTGACCCGCTGAGGATTTTTGTCTACAAGGAGGGCCTGGCCCGGTTTGCCACCACGAGGTACATcgatcccagcagcagcagcagcctg GATGATATCTGCATGCATTTGACCAATTATGCTATCAACAAGCGTAATGAAAACTTCATCCAGGATGACACGATGGGCAGTAAGAG GAAACTGTCCACCCTGAATGCCTGGATGACGGAAAACAGCTACAACACAACAAAACTCTGGGAAGATATTGACGACGTTATTATAAAGACTCTTATTTCAGCTCACCCTGTTGTGAAGCACAATTACCAAAGCTGCTTTCCGAACCACACTGCCAGCTGTGCCTGCTTTGAGATTCTGGGTTTTGATATTTTGCTGGACAGAAAGTTGAAGCCGTGGCTGCTAGAG GTGAACCACTCTCCCAGCTTCACCACGGAGTCTCGCCTAGACCACGAGGTGAAGGATGCCCTTCTCTGTGATACCATCAACCTGATCAATGTGCATGCCTGTAACAAAAGGAAGGTGCTCAGGGAAGACAAGCAGCGGGCAAAGGAACGGCTCCTCCAGGCCCATCAGACTCTCCGTGCATCCAG GCGCAAGGAGTTGGAGAACAACCAGGCTGCCTGGCTGTCTCAGGCAGAGCAGTACGAGAACTCGCACCTGGGCGGGTACCAGCGCATTTATCCGGCGTGCGGAACAGAGAAGTACGAGCCGTTCTTCAAGCAGAGTGCCTCGCTCTTCCAGGAAACGGCGGCGTCCAAAGCCCGAGAGGCGTGTGCCAG GCAGCAACTGGAGGAAATTCgcctgaaaaaagaaaagttggaaGCTGTTACCAGGAAGAAGAAAACGCAGAGGAAAGAGGAGCTGCATGGAGAGTCAGCTGGCCACAAACCCCAGATCCATTGTAAAACCACAGCTCCTACAGCCCGCCTCGCCTATAGAAGCACCCGGATGTGGGACAGAAAG CTACAGCGCCTGCAGTACGACTCTATGCAACCCCAGGATATTGTGGAAGACGAGGAGAAGAAAAGAGTGAATGCTCTGCTGCAGCGCGAGAACCTTATCCGAGGCCTGGGCATCATAGatcagctctcccagctgctccccacAACTGGCAGGCCAGCTGACGCCCCAGGACCCTGCGCCGTTATCCCCGAGAGCCAG CCGCAGTCCCTCTGGGAGGTGCTCAGGACGCAGGACGCCCACGGCTTAACGACGCTCACCCCCGTCTCGCTCCCGGGAGCTGCAGTCCGGCCTTCGGGACAGCGGTTCCTGCACAACCCCAGAGCCGGGGCCCAGCTGCCGGCTGGCCTGGGCTCGGACCCTGCCGCCGCGGGCACCCTCTTGGTTCGAGGCCAGAGCATCCCTTACCATCAGCGGCACGAGGTGCCGCGGGGCCGCTGGGCACCGGGCgtgggctggctgcggggccaCGCAGCATGGACGGCAGCGGCCACTGAGCCCAAGGGGCTGTGCGCGAGAGGCCGGCTGCTCCCTGGCATCGCGAGCAACGCTGAGCGCG GTGAAGCTGGCAGCCTGTCCTTCTGTGCAGGCAGCGGTCCCCTGGCGTCCCCAGCCAGCGCGGGGAAGGCCATGGGCAATGGCGgcttcagccctgctgcagccccggaGCTCCCCGCGGCCTCCAACGCCCATGTACAGCGCACGTGGCCCTTGCACCGCACCGGCATCTCGCACCGCACCGGCATctcgctccgcaccggcccctcGCACCGCACCGGCATCTCGCACCACGCCAGCATCTCGCACCGCGCCAGCATCTCGCACCGCGCCGGCCCCTGGCACGCCGGCAGCGCGGGCATCGTGGGCAGCGCAG ggcgcggcggcggcgggtggcAGCGCGGCTGCAgcgggagctgggcggggggcgcggccccCCCGAGCGCACCCTGA
- the TTLL13 gene encoding tubulin polyglutamylase TTLL13 isoform X2, with protein MDQHRDRAACLRTTAARQGRCRAARHVTTRGRSGLAAPGSRWPPPRARRHGNGRPHPRAAAMEAGGTGRRGSSAPGSPPGGEAAVAAPRARPAAPGGPPGPEPRRRRKPSAPSINLTSCKYESVRRAARCCGLKEAGENEEWTLYWTDHSVSLERVMEMKRFQKINHFPGMIEICRKDLLARNLNRMLRLFPEEYNIFPRTWCLPAEKLSTLNAWMTENSYNTTKLWEDIDDVIIKTLISAHPVVKHNYQSCFPNHTASCACFEILGFDILLDRKLKPWLLEVNHSPSFTTESRLDHEVKDALLCDTINLINVHACNKRKVLREDKQRAKERLLQAHQTLRASRRKELENNQAAWLSQAEQYENSHLGGYQRIYPACGTEKYEPFFKQSASLFQETAASKAREACARQQLEEIRLKKEKLEAVTRKKKTQRKEELHGESAGHKPQIHCKTTAPTARLAYRSTRMWDRKLQRLQYDSMQPQDIVEDEEKKRVNALLQRENLIRGLGIIDQLSQLLPTTGRPADAPGPCAVIPESQPQSLWEVLRTQDAHGLTTLTPVSLPGAAVRPSGQRFLHNPRAGAQLPAGLGSDPAAAGTLLVRGQSIPYHQRHEVPRGRWAPGVGWLRGHAAWTAAATEPKGLCARGRLLPGIASNAERGSGPLASPASAGKAMGNGGFSPAAAPELPAASNAHVQRTWPLHRTGISHRTGISLRTGPSHRTGISHHASISHRASISHRAGPWHAGSAGIVGSAGRGGGGWQRGCSGSWAGGAAPPSAP; from the exons ATGGACCAGCACCGGGACCGGGCGGCCTGCCTCCGTACCACCGCCGCCCGCCAGGGGCGCTGCAGGGCGGCTCGTCACGTGACCACCCGCGGCCGCTCTGGGCTGGCGGCGCCGGGGTCTCGCTGGCCGCCCCCGCGCGCCCGTCGCCATGGGAACGGGCGGCCCCACCCGAGAGCGGCGGCGATGGAGGCGGGCGGcacggggaggaggggaagctcgGCCCCGGGATCCCccccgggcggggaggcggctgtggcggcgccccgggcccggcccgctgcccccggcggcccccccggccccgagccGCGGAGGCGGCGGAAGCCCAG CGCTCCCTCCATCAACCTGACCAGCTGCAAGTACGAGAGCG TGCGGCGGGCAGCGCGGTGCTGCGGGCTGAAGGAAGCAGGAGAGAACGAGGAGTGGACATTGTATTGGACGGACCACTCGGTCTCCCTGGAGCGTGTCATGGAGATGAAGCGGTTTCAG AAAATCAACCATTTTCCAGGCATGATAGAGATCTGCCGTAAGGACCTGTTGGCTCGCAACCTGAACCGCATGCTCAGGCTCTTCCCCGAGGAGTACAATATATTTCCCCGCACTTGGTGCCTGCCAGCTGA GAAACTGTCCACCCTGAATGCCTGGATGACGGAAAACAGCTACAACACAACAAAACTCTGGGAAGATATTGACGACGTTATTATAAAGACTCTTATTTCAGCTCACCCTGTTGTGAAGCACAATTACCAAAGCTGCTTTCCGAACCACACTGCCAGCTGTGCCTGCTTTGAGATTCTGGGTTTTGATATTTTGCTGGACAGAAAGTTGAAGCCGTGGCTGCTAGAG GTGAACCACTCTCCCAGCTTCACCACGGAGTCTCGCCTAGACCACGAGGTGAAGGATGCCCTTCTCTGTGATACCATCAACCTGATCAATGTGCATGCCTGTAACAAAAGGAAGGTGCTCAGGGAAGACAAGCAGCGGGCAAAGGAACGGCTCCTCCAGGCCCATCAGACTCTCCGTGCATCCAG GCGCAAGGAGTTGGAGAACAACCAGGCTGCCTGGCTGTCTCAGGCAGAGCAGTACGAGAACTCGCACCTGGGCGGGTACCAGCGCATTTATCCGGCGTGCGGAACAGAGAAGTACGAGCCGTTCTTCAAGCAGAGTGCCTCGCTCTTCCAGGAAACGGCGGCGTCCAAAGCCCGAGAGGCGTGTGCCAG GCAGCAACTGGAGGAAATTCgcctgaaaaaagaaaagttggaaGCTGTTACCAGGAAGAAGAAAACGCAGAGGAAAGAGGAGCTGCATGGAGAGTCAGCTGGCCACAAACCCCAGATCCATTGTAAAACCACAGCTCCTACAGCCCGCCTCGCCTATAGAAGCACCCGGATGTGGGACAGAAAG CTACAGCGCCTGCAGTACGACTCTATGCAACCCCAGGATATTGTGGAAGACGAGGAGAAGAAAAGAGTGAATGCTCTGCTGCAGCGCGAGAACCTTATCCGAGGCCTGGGCATCATAGatcagctctcccagctgctccccacAACTGGCAGGCCAGCTGACGCCCCAGGACCCTGCGCCGTTATCCCCGAGAGCCAG CCGCAGTCCCTCTGGGAGGTGCTCAGGACGCAGGACGCCCACGGCTTAACGACGCTCACCCCCGTCTCGCTCCCGGGAGCTGCAGTCCGGCCTTCGGGACAGCGGTTCCTGCACAACCCCAGAGCCGGGGCCCAGCTGCCGGCTGGCCTGGGCTCGGACCCTGCCGCCGCGGGCACCCTCTTGGTTCGAGGCCAGAGCATCCCTTACCATCAGCGGCACGAGGTGCCGCGGGGCCGCTGGGCACCGGGCgtgggctggctgcggggccaCGCAGCATGGACGGCAGCGGCCACTGAGCCCAAGGGGCTGTGCGCGAGAGGCCGGCTGCTCCCTGGCATCGCGAGCAACGCTGAGCGCG GCAGCGGTCCCCTGGCGTCCCCAGCCAGCGCGGGGAAGGCCATGGGCAATGGCGgcttcagccctgctgcagccccggaGCTCCCCGCGGCCTCCAACGCCCATGTACAGCGCACGTGGCCCTTGCACCGCACCGGCATCTCGCACCGCACCGGCATctcgctccgcaccggcccctcGCACCGCACCGGCATCTCGCACCACGCCAGCATCTCGCACCGCGCCAGCATCTCGCACCGCGCCGGCCCCTGGCACGCCGGCAGCGCGGGCATCGTGGGCAGCGCAG ggcgcggcggcggcgggtggcAGCGCGGCTGCAgcgggagctgggcggggggcgcggccccCCCGAGCGCACCCTGA
- the TTLL13 gene encoding tubulin polyglutamylase TTLL13 isoform X1 yields MDQHRDRAACLRTTAARQGRCRAARHVTTRGRSGLAAPGSRWPPPRARRHGNGRPHPRAAAMEAGGTGRRGSSAPGSPPGGEAAVAAPRARPAAPGGPPGPEPRRRRKPSAPSINLTSCKYESVRRAARCCGLKEAGENEEWTLYWTDHSVSLERVMEMKRFQKINHFPGMIEICRKDLLARNLNRMLRLFPEEYNIFPRTWCLPAEKLSTLNAWMTENSYNTTKLWEDIDDVIIKTLISAHPVVKHNYQSCFPNHTASCACFEILGFDILLDRKLKPWLLEVNHSPSFTTESRLDHEVKDALLCDTINLINVHACNKRKVLREDKQRAKERLLQAHQTLRASRRKELENNQAAWLSQAEQYENSHLGGYQRIYPACGTEKYEPFFKQSASLFQETAASKAREACARQQLEEIRLKKEKLEAVTRKKKTQRKEELHGESAGHKPQIHCKTTAPTARLAYRSTRMWDRKLQRLQYDSMQPQDIVEDEEKKRVNALLQRENLIRGLGIIDQLSQLLPTTGRPADAPGPCAVIPESQPQSLWEVLRTQDAHGLTTLTPVSLPGAAVRPSGQRFLHNPRAGAQLPAGLGSDPAAAGTLLVRGQSIPYHQRHEVPRGRWAPGVGWLRGHAAWTAAATEPKGLCARGRLLPGIASNAERGEAGSLSFCAGSGPLASPASAGKAMGNGGFSPAAAPELPAASNAHVQRTWPLHRTGISHRTGISLRTGPSHRTGISHHASISHRASISHRAGPWHAGSAGIVGSAGRGGGGWQRGCSGSWAGGAAPPSAP; encoded by the exons ATGGACCAGCACCGGGACCGGGCGGCCTGCCTCCGTACCACCGCCGCCCGCCAGGGGCGCTGCAGGGCGGCTCGTCACGTGACCACCCGCGGCCGCTCTGGGCTGGCGGCGCCGGGGTCTCGCTGGCCGCCCCCGCGCGCCCGTCGCCATGGGAACGGGCGGCCCCACCCGAGAGCGGCGGCGATGGAGGCGGGCGGcacggggaggaggggaagctcgGCCCCGGGATCCCccccgggcggggaggcggctgtggcggcgccccgggcccggcccgctgcccccggcggcccccccggccccgagccGCGGAGGCGGCGGAAGCCCAG CGCTCCCTCCATCAACCTGACCAGCTGCAAGTACGAGAGCG TGCGGCGGGCAGCGCGGTGCTGCGGGCTGAAGGAAGCAGGAGAGAACGAGGAGTGGACATTGTATTGGACGGACCACTCGGTCTCCCTGGAGCGTGTCATGGAGATGAAGCGGTTTCAG AAAATCAACCATTTTCCAGGCATGATAGAGATCTGCCGTAAGGACCTGTTGGCTCGCAACCTGAACCGCATGCTCAGGCTCTTCCCCGAGGAGTACAATATATTTCCCCGCACTTGGTGCCTGCCAGCTGA GAAACTGTCCACCCTGAATGCCTGGATGACGGAAAACAGCTACAACACAACAAAACTCTGGGAAGATATTGACGACGTTATTATAAAGACTCTTATTTCAGCTCACCCTGTTGTGAAGCACAATTACCAAAGCTGCTTTCCGAACCACACTGCCAGCTGTGCCTGCTTTGAGATTCTGGGTTTTGATATTTTGCTGGACAGAAAGTTGAAGCCGTGGCTGCTAGAG GTGAACCACTCTCCCAGCTTCACCACGGAGTCTCGCCTAGACCACGAGGTGAAGGATGCCCTTCTCTGTGATACCATCAACCTGATCAATGTGCATGCCTGTAACAAAAGGAAGGTGCTCAGGGAAGACAAGCAGCGGGCAAAGGAACGGCTCCTCCAGGCCCATCAGACTCTCCGTGCATCCAG GCGCAAGGAGTTGGAGAACAACCAGGCTGCCTGGCTGTCTCAGGCAGAGCAGTACGAGAACTCGCACCTGGGCGGGTACCAGCGCATTTATCCGGCGTGCGGAACAGAGAAGTACGAGCCGTTCTTCAAGCAGAGTGCCTCGCTCTTCCAGGAAACGGCGGCGTCCAAAGCCCGAGAGGCGTGTGCCAG GCAGCAACTGGAGGAAATTCgcctgaaaaaagaaaagttggaaGCTGTTACCAGGAAGAAGAAAACGCAGAGGAAAGAGGAGCTGCATGGAGAGTCAGCTGGCCACAAACCCCAGATCCATTGTAAAACCACAGCTCCTACAGCCCGCCTCGCCTATAGAAGCACCCGGATGTGGGACAGAAAG CTACAGCGCCTGCAGTACGACTCTATGCAACCCCAGGATATTGTGGAAGACGAGGAGAAGAAAAGAGTGAATGCTCTGCTGCAGCGCGAGAACCTTATCCGAGGCCTGGGCATCATAGatcagctctcccagctgctccccacAACTGGCAGGCCAGCTGACGCCCCAGGACCCTGCGCCGTTATCCCCGAGAGCCAG CCGCAGTCCCTCTGGGAGGTGCTCAGGACGCAGGACGCCCACGGCTTAACGACGCTCACCCCCGTCTCGCTCCCGGGAGCTGCAGTCCGGCCTTCGGGACAGCGGTTCCTGCACAACCCCAGAGCCGGGGCCCAGCTGCCGGCTGGCCTGGGCTCGGACCCTGCCGCCGCGGGCACCCTCTTGGTTCGAGGCCAGAGCATCCCTTACCATCAGCGGCACGAGGTGCCGCGGGGCCGCTGGGCACCGGGCgtgggctggctgcggggccaCGCAGCATGGACGGCAGCGGCCACTGAGCCCAAGGGGCTGTGCGCGAGAGGCCGGCTGCTCCCTGGCATCGCGAGCAACGCTGAGCGCG GTGAAGCTGGCAGCCTGTCCTTCTGTGCAGGCAGCGGTCCCCTGGCGTCCCCAGCCAGCGCGGGGAAGGCCATGGGCAATGGCGgcttcagccctgctgcagccccggaGCTCCCCGCGGCCTCCAACGCCCATGTACAGCGCACGTGGCCCTTGCACCGCACCGGCATCTCGCACCGCACCGGCATctcgctccgcaccggcccctcGCACCGCACCGGCATCTCGCACCACGCCAGCATCTCGCACCGCGCCAGCATCTCGCACCGCGCCGGCCCCTGGCACGCCGGCAGCGCGGGCATCGTGGGCAGCGCAG ggcgcggcggcggcgggtggcAGCGCGGCTGCAgcgggagctgggcggggggcgcggccccCCCGAGCGCACCCTGA
- the HDDC3 gene encoding guanosine-3',5'-bis(diphosphate) 3'-pyrophosphohydrolase MESH1 isoform X2, giving the protein MGSEAAMLLEAAHFAAGKHKGQRRKDPDGTPYINHPIGVARILAHEAGVTDIVVLQIEERFGEEVRRVVEEVTDDKTLPKSERKRLQIERAPTSSPRAKLVKLADKLYNLRDLNHCTPEGWSSQRVQEYFQWAAEVVAGLRGTSPPLEEALRRLFEERGLGP; this is encoded by the exons ATGGGCTCGGAGGCCGCCATGCTGCTGGAGGCCGCCCACTTCGCGGCCGGGAAGCACAAGGGGCAGCGGCGGAAGGACCCCGATGGCACCCCCTACATCAACCACCCCATCG GCGTAGCGCGGATCTTGGCCCACGAGGCCGGCGTGACCGACATCGTCGTGCTGCAG ATCGAGGAGCGCTTCGGGGAGGAGGTGAGGCGCGTGGTGGAGGAGGTGACGGATGACAAGACGCTACCCAAATCGGAACGGAAACGCTTGCAGATCGAGCGGGCGCCCACCAGCAGCCCCCGAGCCAAACTGGTCAAACTGGCCGATAAACTTTACAACCTCCGAGACCTGAACCACTGCACCCCCGAAG GGTGGTCGTCGCAGCGGGTGCAGGAGTATTTCCAGTGGGCAGCGGAGGTGGTCGCCGGGCTGCGGGGGACGAGCCCGCCGTTGGAAGAGGCCCTGCGGCGGCTTTTCGAGGAGCGGGGGCTGGGGCCGTGA
- the HDDC3 gene encoding guanosine-3',5'-bis(diphosphate) 3'-pyrophosphohydrolase MESH1 isoform X1, giving the protein MGSEAAMLLEAAHFAAGKHKGQRRKDPDGTPYINHPIGVARILAHEAGVTDIVVLQAALLHDTVEDTATTFTEIEERFGEEVRRVVEEVTDDKTLPKSERKRLQIERAPTSSPRAKLVKLADKLYNLRDLNHCTPEGWSSQRVQEYFQWAAEVVAGLRGTSPPLEEALRRLFEERGLGP; this is encoded by the exons ATGGGCTCGGAGGCCGCCATGCTGCTGGAGGCCGCCCACTTCGCGGCCGGGAAGCACAAGGGGCAGCGGCGGAAGGACCCCGATGGCACCCCCTACATCAACCACCCCATCG GCGTAGCGCGGATCTTGGCCCACGAGGCCGGCGTGACCGACATCGTCGTGCTGCAG GCCGCCCTCCTGCACGACACGGTGGAGGACACGGCCACCACCTTCACCGAGATCGAGGAGCGCTTCGGGGAGGAGGTGAGGCGCGTGGTGGAGGAGGTGACGGATGACAAGACGCTACCCAAATCGGAACGGAAACGCTTGCAGATCGAGCGGGCGCCCACCAGCAGCCCCCGAGCCAAACTGGTCAAACTGGCCGATAAACTTTACAACCTCCGAGACCTGAACCACTGCACCCCCGAAG GGTGGTCGTCGCAGCGGGTGCAGGAGTATTTCCAGTGGGCAGCGGAGGTGGTCGCCGGGCTGCGGGGGACGAGCCCGCCGTTGGAAGAGGCCCTGCGGCGGCTTTTCGAGGAGCGGGGGCTGGGGCCGTGA
- the VPS33B gene encoding vacuolar protein sorting-associated protein 33B, translating into MAFAARRDAPEPPDFGILKRLARDQLIYVLEQLPGKKDLFIEADLMSPLDRIASVSILKQHEVDKLYKVDSRPALSTSDQLCFLVRPRVKTMRYIADIVNADKMSGRSRKYKIIFSPQKFYACEMVLEEEGVFGDVTCDEWSFYLLPLDEDIISMELPEFFRDYFLEGDHRWINSVARALQLLNSLYGPFGRAYGIGRCAKMSYELWRDLEEESEGDGQGRKPEIGNIFLMDRDTDYVTALCSQVVYEGLVDDTFRIKCGSVDFGPDVTSSDKSIKVLLNAEDKVFSQIRNEHFSSVFGFLSQKSRNLQAQYDRRRGMDIKQMKNFVSQELKGLKQEHRLLSLHIGACESIMKKKTKQDFQEMIKAEHSLLEGFDIRESTSFIEEHIDRQVSPIESLRLMCLLSITENGLVPKDYRSLKTQYLQSYGPEHLLTFHNLKRIGLLTEQSAGETLTAVESKVSRLVTDRAAGKITDAFNSLARKSNFRAISKKLGLIPRVDGEYDLKVPRDMAYVFSGAYVPLSCKIIEQVLERRGWLGLEEVVRLLNGNEFSVSDGAGEDGSAGESQRVVLAVFLGGCTFSEIAALRFLGKERGLKFIFLTTAITNSARLMEAMTEAKA; encoded by the exons ATGGCGTTCGCTGCCCGCCGCGACGCGCCCGAGCCCCCCGATTTCGGCATCCTGAAGCGGCTGGCGCGGGATCAGCTCATCTACGTGCTGGAGCAG ctccccgggAAGAAGGACCTGTTCATCGAGGCCGACCTGATGAGCCCGCTGGACCGCATCGCCAGCGTCTCCATCCTGAAG CAGCACGAGGTGGACAAGCTGTACAAGGTGGACAGCCGCCCGGCTCTCAGCACCAGCGACCA GCTCTGCTTCCTCGTCCGGCCGCGGGTCAAGACGATGAGGTACATCGCTG ATATTGTCAATGCTGACAAGATGTCAGGGAGGAGCAGGAAGTACAAGATTATCTTCAGCCCCCAAAAG ttttacgcatgtgagatggtGCTGGAGGAAGAGGGAGTCTTTGGTG ATGTCACCTGCGACGAATGGTCCTTCTACCTGCTGCCCCTGGACGAAGACATCATCAGCATGGAGCTGCCCGAGTTCTTTCGCGACTACTTCTTG GAGGGAGATCACCGCTGGATCAACTCCGTCGCTCGAGCCCTGCAGTTACTGAACTCCCTGTACGGCCCTTTCGGCAGGGCCTACGGCATTGGCAGGTGTGCCAAG ATGAGCTATGAGCTGTGGCGGGACCTGGAGGAGGAGAGCGAGGGCGATGGCCAGGGCAGGAAGCCCGAGATCGGCAACATCTTCCTCATGGACAGAG ACACGGACTACGTGACGGCGCTGTGCTCCCAGGTGGTCTACGAGGGGCTGGTGGACGACACCTTCCGCATCAAGTGCG GGAGCGTGGATTTCGGGCCAGATGTCACCTCTTCTGACAAGAGCATTAAGGTGCTGCTCAACGCCGAGGACAAA GTCTTCAGCCAGATTCGGAACGAGCACTTCTCCAGCGTGTTCGGCTTCCTGAGCCAGAAGTCGCGTAACCTGCAGGCACAGTACGAC CGGCGCCGCGGCATGGACATCAAGCAGATGAAGAACTTCGTGTCTCAGGAGCTGAAGGGACTGAAGCAAGAGCATCGCCTGCTGAGCCTGC ATATCGGTGCCTGCGAGTCcattatgaaaaagaaaaccaagcaggaCTTCCAGGAGATGATCAAGGCTGAGCACT CTCTGCTGGAGGGCTTCGACATCCGGGAGAGCACCAGCTTCATAGAGGAGCACATCGACCGGCAG GTGTCACCCATCGAGAGCCTGCGCCTGATGTGCCTCCTGTCCATCACGGAGAACG GGCTCGTCCCCAAAGACTACCGCTCCCTCAAAACCCAGTACCTGCAG agctaCGGGCCCGAGCACTTGCTGACCTTCCACAACCTGAAGCGCATCGGGCTGCTGACCGAGCAGTCGGCTGGCGAGACCCTGACCGCTGTGGAGAGCAAAGTCAGCAGGCTGGTGACGGACCGCGCCGCCG GAAAGATCACAGATGCGTTTAATTCGTTGGCCAGGAAGAGCAATTTTCGAGCCATAAGCAAGAAGCTGGGGCTG ATCCCCCGGGTGGATGGCGAGTACGACCTGAAGGTGCCCCGGGACATGGCTTACGTCTTCAGCGGCGCCTACGTCCCCCTGAGCTGCAAGATCATCGAGCAG GTGCTGGAGCGCCGGGGCtggctgggcctggaggaggtcGTGCGGCTGCTCAACGGCAACGAGTTCTCCGTCTCAg ACGGCGCCGGGGAGGACGGCTCTGCCGGGGAGTCCCAGCGCGTCGTCCTCGCCGTCTTCCTGGGCGGCTGCACCTTCTCCGAGATCGCTGCGCTTCGGTTcctggggaaggagagag GGCTCAAGTTCATCTTCCTGACCACGGCCATCACCAACAGCGCCCGCCTGATGGAGGCCATGACCGAGGCCAAGGCCTGA